From the Theropithecus gelada isolate Dixy chromosome 16, Tgel_1.0, whole genome shotgun sequence genome, the window TAggaattaaataagtaaaatgcatataaaatcaTCATCCTgggcatcacttgagcccaggagttcaagaccagcctgggcaatatagggagactctCCCCATCCCAATCTCACATCTTATAtgaaaaaaacttttgttttttttttttgagatggagtctcacgctatCACCAGGCTatagtgtagtggcgtgatcttggcttgctgcaacctccgcctcccaggttcaagcgattctcgtgccttagtctcccaagtcgctgggactacaggcacgtgccaccacgcccagctaacttttgtatttttggtagagacagggtttcaccatgctggccaggctggtcttgaactcctgacctcgtgatccacctgcttcggcctcccaaagtgctgggattataggcgtgagccaccacgcctggcccaagaGACCTGGGTCTTACTCTCAGTTCTAAATCTTAATTTCTCTATCCACAAGGTAAGAGTGACCAAagtcaaagttctttttttttcccccaaccaagatggagtcttgctctgtcacccaggctggagtgcagtggctcgatctcggctcactgcaaactccgcctcccaggttcccgccattctcctgcctcagcctccaagtagctgggactataggcgcccgccaccacgctcggctaattttttgtatttttagtagagacggggtttcaccgtgttcgccaggatggtctcgatctcctgacctcgtgatccacccgcctcaacctcccaaagtgctgggattacaggcgtgagccactgcgccccgccccAAAGTCAAAATTCTTCTGGTCCGCTGTATATAGCACATGCCTGCACCCCGCTTCCTGAGGCCATTTCCAATGTACTCACCTAACAGGAGAGAAATGTTTCCGTGGctgccagtttctttcttttttccagagcTTTGTTTACAAGTGGCTGGAACAACACTGAAAAGAAGGTATACAACATCCCTGGCATTTCTCCCGACATGATGAAGCTGATCATTGAGTATGCATACACCCGGACCGTGCCTATCACACCGGACAATGTGGAGAAACTGCTTGCTGCCGCGGATCAGTTTAACATCATGGGTATCGTCAGGGGTTGCTGCGAGTTCCTCAAGTCGGAGCTGTGCTTGGATAATTGTATCGGCATCTGTAAGTTCACAGACTACTACTACTGTCCTGAGCTGAGGCAGAAGGCCTACATGTTCATACTGCACAACTTCGAGGAGATGGTGAAAGTCTCTGCAGAATTTTTAGAGCTCTCGGTCACTGAACTTAAGGATATCATCGAGAAAGATGAGCTCAATGTCAAACAGGAAGATGCTGTATTTGAGGCCATTTTAAAGTGGATTTCTCATGACCCCCAAAATAGAAAGCAGCACATTTCAATTTTGCTTCCTAAGGTCAGTGTTCactcttcattcatttatcccaGAGAGATTGTCCTAAAAGCAAAATTCAGACATATGACAGATCCCAAGGCTGTATTTACACGTCCTTAGATAGAAGGCATCTACTATTCTCTGGAATTTTGCAACTGTCTTTTCCCTTGGCATTACTAGTTCTTTTTACCTAAGTTATATTCTTTGACCAAAATCCTTCCTGGTGGTGGGGGAAGAAGAGAACCTTCAGAATAATTCTAggaggggtgtggtggctcactttgggaggccaaggtgggagaatcacttgagtgcagagtttgaggccagcctgggcaacataggttataaaaattttaaattacaaaatttgaccaggtgcagtggctcacgcctgtaatcccagcactctgggaggccgaggtggggggatcacctgaggtcaggagtttgtgaccagcctggccaacatggtgaaacccggtctctgctaaaaatattaaaattagctgggcgtggtggtgcgcacctgtaatctcagctactcaggaggctgaggcaggagaatcacttgaacctgggaggcagaggttgcagtgagccgagatcatgccattgcactccagccagggcaacagaacaagactccatctcaaaaaaaaaaaaaatttaaatttaaaagttaaccaggctggctgggcgcggtggctcatgcctgtaatcaccactttgggaggctgagacaggcagatcacgaggtcaggagattgagaccatcctggctaacatggtgaaaccctgtctctactaaaaatacaaaaaattagctgggtatggtggcaggtgcctgtagtcccagctacttgggaggctgaggcaggagaatggcatgaaccggggaggcagagcttgcagtaactgagatcgcgccactgcactccagcctgggcgacagagcgagacttcgtctcaaaaaaaaaaaaaaaaaaaaattaaccaggcttggtggtgcatgcctgcagttgCAGCTACTGggtgggaggctgaaatgggaggactgcttgagcctgggaggtcaaggctgcagtgtgctgtgatcgcctcactgcaagccagcctgggcaatagagcgagaccctgtctcaaaaaaaaaaaaaaaaaaaattcgaaaGTGCTGAAATTCCTTTCAGCTTTTTTCCTTCCTATGACTTTCTCCATACCCAAGGTAGAAGCTGAATTAGAAACCAAATCatggctggcacagtggctcatgtctttaatcctagcactttgggaggtggaggcgggtggatcatctgaggtcaggagttcaagaccagcctggccaacatagcagaacactgtctctactgaaaatacaaaaattagctgggtatggtggtgcatgcctgtaatcctagctactcaggaagctgaggcaggagaataacttgaacccaggaggcggaggctgcagtgagccgagatcacaccactgcactccagctgggcaacagagtgagactcggtctcaaattaacaaaaaaaccaaaaaaacaaatcatgagTATTGCACACAATTGTTGTCAGTTGGTGCTAATCAgcattattttacatatacagaCATACTCAATTACTGAACAATTACCATGGTTTTTCCTGGTCTAATGGTACTGACCATTGGCCAAGGAATGGGATTGCTCTGTGGCCACTTGAGGTGCCTTCTATCTAGCTTATTCTCAGCTTCCAAATGTATATACCACCTTCCCAAaatgactatttatttatttatttttgagaaggagtctcactgtcgcccaggctagagtgcagtgatgtgatctcggctcactgcaacctctgcctcctgggttcacgccacgccattctcttgcctcagcctccccagtagctgggactacagatgcctgccaccacacccggctaactttttgtatctttagtagagacagggtttcaccgtgttagccaggatggtcttgatctcctgacctcatgatctgcccgcctcggcctcccaaagtgttgggactacaggcgtgagccactgcgcccagccgacgactatttattttgagacagagtctcactctgtcacccaggctggagtgctgtggtgtgatcacagctcactgcaacctccacctcctgggttcaagcaattctcacgccgtagcctcaagagtagctgggactacaggcacgcggcaccatgcctggctaattttttttcttcttttttttgagatggagtctagctctgtcgcccaggctggagtgtggtagcgcaatctcggctcactgcaacctccacctcccgagttcaagcaagtctcccgcctcagcctcctgagtagctgggattataggtgcctgccaccacgcccagctaatttttgtatttttagtagagaggtttcaccatgttggccaggctggtctcaaattcctgacctcaagttatctgcccacctcggcctcccaaattgctgggattacaggtgtgagccactgcgccccgactgatttttttttttttttttgagatggagtctcgctctgtggcccaggctggagtgcagtggggcgatcttggctcactgcaacctctgcctccctggttcaagcgattctcttgcctcagctccctgagtagttgagattacaggaacgtgccaccatgctcagctaatttttgtatttttagtagagatggagttttgccatgttggcaaggctggtctagaactcctgacctcaggtgatccgcccgtcttggcctcccaaagtgctgggattacggccgtgagccacctcacctggccccaatttttgtatttttagtagagatggtcttgctatgttgccaggctggtctcaaactcctggcctcaagtgattcgcctgcctcggcctcccaaagtgctgggattatggtgtgAGCCTCAAAATTGACTATTTAAACTGTGActtatacatttcaaaaacaaaccaaaatatttcCAGCAATTCAAAGGCAGATTGTAACATGGGGGTTAAGGATGTGGGATTTCCTGGCACCCTCACATCACCTGAATGACTTTCTGCGTTTGCTTCTTAGGTTCGCCTGGCCCTAATGCATGCTGAGTACTTCATGAACAATGTTAAGATGAATGACTATGTCAAAGACAGTGAGGAATGCAAACCAGTCATCATTAATGCCCTAAAGGCCATGTATGACCTCAACATGAACGGACCCTCTAATTCTGATTTCACCAACCCACTCACCAGACCCCGCTTGCCCTATGCCATCCTCTTTGCAATTGGTGGCTGGAGTGGTGGGAGCCCCACCAATGCTATTGAGGCATATGACGCTCGGGCAGACAGATGGGTGAACGTTACTTGTGAGGAAGAGAGTCCCCGTGCCTACCATGGGGCAGCCTATTTGAAAGGCTATGTGTATATCATTGGGGGGTTTGATAGTGTAGACTATTTCAATAGTGTTAAGCGTTTTGACCCAGTCAAGAAAACTTGGCATCAGGTGGCCCCGATGCACTCCAGACGTTGCTATGTCAGTGTGACAGTCCTCAGCAATTTTATTTATGCCATGGGAGGATTTGATGGCTATGTGCGTCTAAACACTGCTGAACGTTATGAGCCAGAGACCAATCAATGGACACTCATCGCCCCCATGCACGAACAGAGGAGTGATGCAAGCGCCACAACACTCTATGGGAAGGTAAAGGACCAGGGTGGGAGGGGAAGATGTGGATACAAAGTACAAGCCAAGAAATGATACTGCTCTTTTTTGGGGTGGATGGAAGACGAAGTGGCAGTATTCACTTGGAGTACTCATTCTTTCTTCAATTGACAAGGTGACTAGTTGcaacttttattttgcttattaaaaagtaatgcgaggccgggcgcggtggctcatgcctataatcctagcactttgggaggctaaggctccTGATCactaagtcaggagttcgagaccagcctggccaacatagtgaaagcctgtctctactaaaaatacaaaaaattagccgggcctggtggcgggcgcctgtagtcccagctactcgggaggctg encodes:
- the KLHL10 gene encoding kelch-like protein 10 isoform X1, whose product is MEMESAAASTRFHQPHMERKMSAMACEIFNELRLEGKLCDVVIKVNGFEFSAHKNILCSCSSYFRALFTSGWNNTEKKVYNIPGISPDMMKLIIEYAYTRTVPITPDNVEKLLAAADQFNIMGIVRGCCEFLKSELCLDNCIGICKFTDYYYCPELRQKAYMFILHNFEEMVKVSAEFLELSVTELKDIIEKDELNVKQEDAVFEAILKWISHDPQNRKQHISILLPKVRLALMHAEYFMNNVKMNDYVKDSEECKPVIINALKAMYDLNMNGPSNSDFTNPLTRPRLPYAILFAIGGWSGGSPTNAIEAYDARADRWVNVTCEEESPRAYHGAAYLKGYVYIIGGFDSVDYFNSVKRFDPVKKTWHQVAPMHSRRCYVSVTVLSNFIYAMGGFDGYVRLNTAERYEPETNQWTLIAPMHEQRSDASATTLYGKVYICGGFNGNECLFTAEVYNTESNQWTVIAPMRSRRSGIGVIAYGEHVYAVGGFDGANRLRSAEAYSPVANTWRTIPTMFNPRSNFGIEVVDDLLFVVGGFNGFTTTFNVECYDEKTDEWYDAHDMSIYRSALSCCVVPGLANVGEYAARRDNFPGLALRDEVKYSASTSTLPV
- the KLHL10 gene encoding kelch-like protein 10 isoform X2 produces the protein MMKLIIEYAYTRTVPITPDNVEKLLAAADQFNIMGIVRGCCEFLKSELCLDNCIGICKFTDYYYCPELRQKAYMFILHNFEEMVKVSAEFLELSVTELKDIIEKDELNVKQEDAVFEAILKWISHDPQNRKQHISILLPKVRLALMHAEYFMNNVKMNDYVKDSEECKPVIINALKAMYDLNMNGPSNSDFTNPLTRPRLPYAILFAIGGWSGGSPTNAIEAYDARADRWVNVTCEEESPRAYHGAAYLKGYVYIIGGFDSVDYFNSVKRFDPVKKTWHQVAPMHSRRCYVSVTVLSNFIYAMGGFDGYVRLNTAERYEPETNQWTLIAPMHEQRSDASATTLYGKVYICGGFNGNECLFTAEVYNTESNQWTVIAPMRSRRSGIGVIAYGEHVYAVGGFDGANRLRSAEAYSPVANTWRTIPTMFNPRSNFGIEVVDDLLFVVGGFNGFTTTFNVECYDEKTDEWYDAHDMSIYRSALSCCVVPGLANVGEYAARRDNFPGLALRDEVKYSASTSTLPV